Proteins from one Bacteroides mediterraneensis genomic window:
- the rpsJ gene encoding 30S ribosomal protein S10, with amino-acid sequence MSQKIRIKLKSYDHNLVDKSAEKIVRTVKATGAIVSGPIPLPTHKRIFTVNRSTFVNKKSREQFELSSYKRLIDIYSSTAKTVDALMKLELPSGVEVEIKV; translated from the coding sequence ATGAGTCAGAAAATCAGAATTAAACTGAAATCTTACGATCACAACTTGGTAGACAAGTCAGCTGAAAAGATTGTAAGAACTGTGAAGGCTACAGGTGCCATCGTAAGTGGTCCGATTCCATTGCCTACACACAAGCGTATCTTTACTGTAAACCGTTCGACTTTCGTAAACAAGAAGTCACGTGAACAGTTTGAATTGTCTTCTTACAAGAGACTGATTGACATCTACAGCTCAACTGCAAAGACAGTAGATGCTTTGATGAAGTTGGAATTACCGAGTGGGGTAGAAGTAGAAATTAAAGTTTAA
- the fusA gene encoding elongation factor G produces MAKHDLHLTRNIGIMAHIDAGKTTTSERILFYTGLTHKIGEVHDGAATMDWMEQEQERGITITSAATTTYWKYAGNKYKINLIDTPGHVDFTAEVERSLRVLDGAVATYCAVGGVEPQSETVWRQADKYNVPRIGYVNKMDRSGADFFEVVRQMKDVLGANPCPVVIPIGAEESFKGVVDLIKMKAILWHDETMGADYDVEEIPANLVDEANEWRDKMLEKVAEFDEALMEKYFDDPSTITEEEILRALRAGTLKMEIVPMLCGSSFKNKGVQTLLDYVCAFLPSPLDTPNIVGTNPNTGAEEDRKPDEDEKTAALAFKIATDPYVGRLTFFRVYSGKIEAGSYIYNSRSGKKERVSRLFQMHSNKQNPVEVISAGDIGAGVGFKDIRTGDTLCDETAPIVLESMDFPEPVIGIAVEPKTQKDLDKLSNGLAKLAEEDPTFTVRTDEQTGQTIISGMGELHLDIIIDRLKREFKVECNQGRPQVNYKEAITKTVELREVYKKQSGGRGKFADIIVSVGPVDEDWKQGGLQFIDEVKGGNVPKEFIPSVQKGFQTAMKNGVLAGFPLDSLKVVLKDGSFHPVDSDQLSFEICAIQAYKNACVKAGPVLMEPIMKLEVVTPEENMGDVIGDLNKRRGQVEGMETSRSGARIVKAMVPLAEMFGYVTALRTITSGRATSSMSYDHHAQVSSSIAKTVLEEVKGRVDLV; encoded by the coding sequence ATGGCTAAACATGATTTGCATTTGACCCGTAACATCGGGATCATGGCGCACATCGATGCAGGTAAGACTACGACTTCTGAGCGTATCTTGTTCTACACAGGTTTGACTCACAAAATCGGTGAAGTTCACGATGGTGCTGCTACCATGGACTGGATGGAACAGGAACAGGAACGTGGTATTACTATTACATCTGCTGCCACAACTACTTATTGGAAGTATGCAGGTAATAAATATAAAATCAACTTGATTGATACTCCGGGACACGTGGACTTCACTGCGGAAGTAGAACGTTCTCTTCGTGTATTGGATGGTGCAGTTGCTACATATTGTGCTGTGGGTGGTGTAGAGCCTCAGTCAGAAACTGTATGGCGTCAGGCTGATAAATATAATGTTCCTCGTATCGGTTATGTAAATAAAATGGACCGTTCTGGTGCTGACTTTTTTGAAGTAGTTCGCCAGATGAAGGACGTGTTGGGCGCAAATCCTTGCCCGGTAGTAATTCCTATCGGTGCGGAAGAATCTTTCAAGGGAGTTGTCGACCTGATTAAGATGAAGGCTATCTTGTGGCACGATGAAACAATGGGTGCTGACTATGATGTAGAAGAAATTCCTGCAAACTTGGTTGATGAAGCCAATGAGTGGAGAGACAAAATGTTGGAAAAGGTGGCTGAATTCGATGAAGCCTTGATGGAAAAATATTTTGACGATCCTTCTACTATCACTGAAGAGGAAATCTTGCGTGCTCTGCGTGCCGGAACTCTGAAGATGGAAATTGTCCCGATGTTGTGTGGTTCTTCATTCAAGAACAAAGGTGTACAGACATTGTTGGATTATGTATGTGCATTCTTGCCTTCTCCGCTGGATACTCCGAACATCGTGGGTACCAATCCGAATACAGGTGCTGAAGAGGACCGTAAACCGGATGAGGATGAAAAGACTGCTGCTTTGGCATTCAAGATTGCTACAGACCCGTATGTGGGCCGTCTGACTTTCTTCCGTGTTTACTCTGGTAAGATTGAAGCTGGTTCTTATATCTACAACTCTCGTTCAGGTAAGAAAGAACGTGTTTCTCGTCTGTTCCAGATGCACTCAAACAAGCAGAATCCGGTAGAAGTAATCAGTGCTGGTGATATCGGTGCTGGTGTAGGTTTCAAGGATATCCGTACAGGTGATACATTGTGTGACGAAACTGCTCCGATTGTATTGGAATCTATGGACTTCCCGGAACCCGTTATCGGTATTGCAGTAGAGCCGAAGACTCAGAAAGATTTGGACAAGCTGTCTAACGGTTTGGCTAAGCTGGCTGAAGAAGACCCGACATTTACTGTACGTACAGATGAACAGACTGGACAGACTATCATCTCTGGTATGGGTGAGCTTCACTTGGATATCATCATCGACCGTCTGAAACGTGAGTTCAAGGTTGAATGTAACCAGGGTCGTCCGCAGGTTAACTATAAGGAAGCTATCACGAAGACTGTAGAATTGCGTGAAGTTTATAAGAAACAGTCTGGTGGTCGTGGTAAGTTCGCCGATATCATCGTATCTGTAGGTCCGGTTGACGAAGATTGGAAGCAGGGTGGTCTGCAGTTCATCGATGAAGTGAAGGGTGGTAATGTGCCTAAGGAATTTATTCCTTCTGTACAGAAAGGTTTCCAGACTGCTATGAAGAATGGTGTATTGGCCGGCTTCCCGCTCGATTCACTGAAGGTTGTGTTGAAGGATGGTTCTTTCCATCCGGTTGACTCTGACCAGTTGTCATTCGAAATCTGTGCTATCCAGGCATACAAGAATGCTTGTGTGAAAGCAGGTCCGGTTCTGATGGAACCGATTATGAAGCTGGAAGTGGTTACTCCGGAAGAGAACATGGGTGATGTTATCGGTGACTTGAACAAACGTCGTGGTCAGGTTGAAGGTATGGAAACAAGCCGTTCTGGCGCACGTATCGTGAAAGCTATGGTTCCGTTGGCTGAAATGTTCGGTTATGTAACAGCTTTGCGTACTATTACCTCAGGTCGTGCTACTTCTTCAATGAGTTACGATCACCACGCACAGGTTTCTAGCTCAATTGCTAAGACTGTATTGGAAGAAGTGAAAGGTCGCGTTGATTTGGTATAA
- the rpsG gene encoding 30S ribosomal protein S7: MRKAKPKKRVILPDPVFNDQKVSKFVNHLMYDGKKNTSYEIFYNALKTVETKLPAEETSALEVWKKALDNVTPQLEVKSRRIGGATFQVPTEIRPDRKESISMKNLIAFARKRGGKSMADKLAAEILDAYNEQGGAFKRKEDMHRMAEANRAFAHFRF; encoded by the coding sequence ATGAGAAAAGCAAAACCAAAAAAACGTGTGATCCTTCCGGATCCGGTATTTAACGACCAGAAGGTTTCAAAATTCGTAAACCATCTGATGTATGATGGAAAGAAGAACACTTCTTATGAAATCTTCTACAATGCACTGAAAACAGTTGAAACCAAGCTGCCGGCTGAAGAAACTTCTGCTTTGGAGGTTTGGAAAAAGGCTCTTGATAATGTAACTCCGCAGCTGGAAGTAAAATCTCGCCGTATTGGTGGTGCTACTTTCCAGGTTCCTACAGAAATCCGTCCGGATCGTAAAGAATCAATTTCTATGAAGAATCTGATTGCTTTTGCTCGTAAGCGTGGAGGTAAGTCAATGGCTGATAAATTGGCAGCAGAAATCCTTGACGCATACAATGAGCAGGGTGGTGCTTTCAAACGTAAAGAGGATATGCACCGTATGGCTGAAGCTAACCGTGCATTTGCTCACTTCAGATTCTAA
- the rpsL gene encoding 30S ribosomal protein S12, producing the protein MPTIQQLVRKGRTVLVDKSKSPALDSCPQRRGVCVRVYTTTPKKPNSAMRKVARVRLTNSKEVNSYIPGEGHNLQEHSIVLVRGGRVKDLPGVRYHIVRGTLDTAGVAGRTQRRSKYGAKRPKPGQAAPAGKGKK; encoded by the coding sequence ATGCCTACTATTCAACAGTTAGTAAGAAAAGGAAGAACGGTTTTGGTTGATAAGAGTAAATCACCGGCATTGGACTCATGTCCTCAGAGACGTGGCGTTTGTGTACGTGTTTACACTACAACTCCGAAAAAACCGAACTCAGCAATGCGTAAAGTTGCTCGTGTGCGTCTGACAAACTCTAAGGAAGTGAACTCTTACATTCCGGGAGAAGGACATAACTTGCAGGAACACTCAATCGTTTTGGTTCGTGGTGGTCGTGTAAAAGACCTTCCGGGTGTACGTTATCACATCGTACGTGGTACACTGGATACAGCAGGTGTAGCAGGTCGTACACAGAGACGTTCTAAGTATGGTGCTAAGCGCCCGAAACCAGGACAAGCAGCTCCGGCAGGAAAAGGTAAGAAATAA
- a CDS encoding DUF3467 domain-containing protein — protein sequence MENENKNQLQIELKEEVAQGTYANLAIITHSSSEFIIDFVRVMPGLPKAGVQSRIVMTPEHAKRLMFALQDNVAKYEQNFGQIRMPEQQAQGGKTFVPPLSDFKGEA from the coding sequence ATGGAAAACGAAAACAAAAATCAGCTTCAGATAGAATTGAAAGAAGAAGTTGCACAGGGCACTTATGCAAATTTAGCGATTATCACTCATTCAAGTTCTGAGTTTATCATAGACTTTGTCCGTGTGATGCCAGGGTTGCCGAAGGCTGGTGTTCAGTCTCGTATTGTGATGACCCCGGAACATGCAAAACGTCTGATGTTTGCATTGCAAGACAATGTGGCTAAATATGAACAGAATTTCGGTCAGATTCGGATGCCTGAACAGCAGGCACAAGGGGGAAAAACCTTTGTTCCGCCGTTGAGTGATTTTAAGGGAGAGGCTTAA
- a CDS encoding glycoside hydrolase family 43 protein has protein sequence MKNQFFKLGFIAFTVFATHSSILQGAPQDTTFVATGNPVVSYKYLGDPAALVHDGTVYIYAGHDECPAPHQYYLMNEWCILSTQDMKTFTEHAYTLKATDFKWAKGEAWASQVIERNGKFYWYVTVEHATIPGKSIGVAVADSPTGPFKDARGSALITNDMTTQYTSITWDDIDPTVFIDDDGQAYLFWGNTQCYYAKLKENMTELDGPIHPINLPRYTEAPWVHKHGDWYYLSFASEFPEKICYAMSKHINGPWIYKGILNEIAGNSNTNHQAIIDFKGKSYFIYHNGSINPNGCGFRRSICIDPLFYQADGSIKRIQMTTEGVFK, from the coding sequence ATGAAAAACCAATTCTTCAAACTAGGGTTTATTGCCTTCACTGTTTTTGCCACACATAGTTCTATATTGCAAGGTGCGCCACAAGACACTACATTCGTGGCAACCGGGAACCCGGTTGTATCCTACAAATATTTGGGTGATCCGGCAGCTTTGGTTCATGACGGCACGGTATATATTTACGCCGGACATGACGAATGTCCCGCACCTCATCAATATTATCTGATGAACGAATGGTGCATTTTATCCACACAAGACATGAAAACGTTTACCGAACATGCCTATACCTTGAAAGCCACTGATTTCAAATGGGCCAAAGGGGAAGCATGGGCCAGCCAGGTCATTGAAAGGAACGGGAAATTCTATTGGTATGTCACCGTCGAACATGCCACTATCCCCGGCAAATCAATCGGAGTTGCAGTAGCCGACTCTCCTACAGGTCCTTTTAAAGATGCACGTGGCAGCGCACTCATCACCAATGACATGACCACTCAATACACCTCCATCACCTGGGACGACATCGACCCGACGGTCTTCATTGATGACGACGGCCAAGCTTATCTTTTTTGGGGAAATACCCAATGCTATTACGCAAAATTAAAAGAGAATATGACAGAGCTGGACGGCCCCATCCACCCCATCAACCTGCCACGATACACCGAAGCACCTTGGGTGCATAAACATGGCGACTGGTACTATCTGTCATTTGCCTCAGAATTTCCTGAAAAAATATGCTATGCCATGAGCAAGCACATTAACGGCCCTTGGATTTACAAAGGCATCCTTAATGAAATTGCCGGAAACTCCAATACAAACCATCAGGCCATTATTGATTTCAAAGGAAAATCCTACTTCATCTACCATAATGGGAGTATCAACCCTAATGGTTGCGGATTCAGAAGGTCCATTTGTATCGACCCGCTCTTCTACCAAGCGGACGGAAGCATAAAACGCATACAAATGACCACAGAAGGCGTGTTCAAATAA
- a CDS encoding DEAD/DEAH box helicase, translating into MKTFEELGVSPEIRKAIEEMGYENPMPVQEEVIPYLLGNGNDVVALAQTGTGKTAAFGLPLIQKIDVKNRVPQALVLCPTRELCLQIAGDLTDYSKYITDLKILPVYGGSSIDSQIRSLKRGVHIIVATPGRLIDLMERKVAQLETVRDVVMDEADEMLNMGFTDSINTILENIPKDRNTLMFSATMSPEISRIAKTYLHGAKEITIGTKNEGSKNVNHVAYIVHAKDKYLALKRVVDFYPQIYGIIFCRTRKETQEIADKLIQDGYNADSLHGELSQAQRDLVMQKFRQRHLQLLVATDVAARGLDVNDLTHVINYGLPDDIESYTHRSGRTGRAGKTGISIAIINLREKGRMRDIERIIKKKFEVSVLPSGKEICEQQLIKVIDDIEKVKVDEEEIATFLPGIYRKLDWLDKEDLIKRVVSLEFNRFLDYYKNAPEIEQPKSSDKKGEAKESRKGGDKEKVGRKAEKGYMRLFLNLGKTDGFYTNQIIDLINRNLRKERIQIGRIDLMQNFSFFEVIQEQAPQVIKALNKVVLNGGHKVCVEVAGENTGKSDKNGKKKKAVAEKATDKSLKTEKTKKPSRAERGYVNPRGPKKKDDWKQFFQQDNQPFRGEEPDFSEEGWAKRSKRKK; encoded by the coding sequence ATGAAAACATTTGAAGAACTTGGCGTTTCGCCCGAAATACGTAAAGCAATCGAGGAAATGGGATATGAGAATCCCATGCCGGTGCAAGAAGAAGTAATCCCGTATTTGTTGGGGAACGGCAATGATGTAGTGGCTCTGGCGCAAACCGGAACCGGAAAAACAGCCGCATTTGGTCTGCCGCTGATACAGAAAATTGATGTGAAAAACCGTGTACCCCAAGCTTTGGTGCTTTGTCCTACACGAGAACTTTGCCTGCAGATTGCGGGGGACTTGACTGATTATTCAAAGTATATTACCGATTTAAAGATTTTGCCTGTATACGGAGGTTCCTCTATCGACAGCCAGATTCGTAGCTTGAAGAGAGGGGTACATATCATTGTGGCTACTCCGGGACGTTTGATTGATCTGATGGAGCGCAAGGTTGCACAGCTGGAAACGGTTCGCGATGTGGTAATGGATGAAGCCGATGAGATGCTTAACATGGGCTTTACGGACAGTATTAATACGATTCTTGAGAATATTCCTAAAGATAGAAATACGTTGATGTTTTCGGCTACAATGAGTCCGGAAATCAGCCGTATTGCAAAAACCTATCTCCATGGTGCCAAAGAAATTACAATAGGGACTAAGAATGAAGGCAGCAAGAATGTCAATCATGTGGCTTATATTGTGCACGCAAAGGACAAGTATCTGGCCTTGAAGCGGGTGGTAGACTTTTATCCCCAGATTTATGGCATTATCTTTTGCCGGACTCGAAAGGAAACGCAGGAAATTGCCGACAAACTGATTCAGGATGGATACAATGCAGATTCTCTGCATGGCGAACTGAGTCAGGCTCAGCGTGACTTGGTGATGCAGAAATTCCGGCAGCGTCATCTGCAGTTACTGGTGGCGACCGATGTGGCTGCACGTGGGCTGGATGTGAACGATTTGACGCATGTTATCAATTATGGCTTGCCGGATGATATTGAAAGTTATACCCACCGAAGTGGACGTACAGGGCGTGCCGGAAAGACAGGTATTTCGATTGCCATTATCAATTTACGTGAGAAGGGACGTATGCGGGATATCGAGCGGATCATTAAGAAGAAGTTTGAGGTGAGTGTGCTCCCTTCCGGTAAGGAAATCTGTGAGCAGCAGCTGATAAAAGTGATTGATGATATTGAAAAGGTGAAGGTGGATGAGGAAGAGATTGCTACCTTTCTGCCGGGCATTTACCGGAAGCTGGACTGGCTGGATAAGGAAGACTTGATTAAGCGGGTAGTGTCGCTAGAGTTTAACCGTTTTTTGGATTATTACAAGAATGCACCTGAAATTGAACAGCCTAAATCCAGTGATAAGAAAGGTGAAGCGAAGGAATCTCGTAAAGGTGGAGATAAGGAGAAGGTGGGCCGCAAGGCAGAAAAGGGTTATATGCGTTTGTTCTTGAACTTAGGTAAGACGGATGGTTTTTATACCAATCAGATTATCGACCTGATAAATCGGAACTTGAGAAAGGAGCGTATTCAGATTGGCCGTATTGATTTGATGCAGAATTTTTCTTTTTTTGAGGTGATTCAAGAGCAGGCTCCGCAGGTGATAAAGGCTTTGAACAAGGTGGTGTTGAACGGCGGGCATAAGGTTTGCGTAGAAGTGGCGGGTGAAAATACCGGAAAAAGCGACAAGAACGGAAAGAAAAAGAAGGCAGTAGCTGAAAAGGCAACCGATAAGAGTTTGAAAACTGAAAAAACAAAGAAACCGAGTCGGGCAGAAAGAGGGTATGTCAATCCCCGCGGTCCTAAAAAGAAAGATGACTGGAAACAGTTCTTCCAGCAGGATAATCAGCCGTTTCGGGGGGAGGAGCCAGATTTTTCGGAAGAGGGTTGGGCCAAACGTAGCAAACGGAAAAAATAA
- the ribF gene encoding riboflavin biosynthesis protein RibF, which produces MEIVTDATATNLPACVATIGCFDGVHRGHRYLIEQVHNIAKAEGLASCLITFTRHPRQVLDANYQPRLLTCLSQKIECFEHTPIEYCVLLPFTKELSLLSAREFMEILHNVYHVQTLFVGYDHHFGHDQGEGYQEYCRYGKELGMRVMQSKALVEEGVSISSTLIRSCLQDGQVKQANSYLGYSYYLNGRVVDGRKLGRTLGFPTANIQPLCAEKQLPVSGVYAVYVYLGKERYAGMLNIGSCPTVNDDNQAVSIEVHILNFLGDIYEELIKVEFVDYIRPEVKFDNVEELTQQLQRDRVAVKNLLNQKD; this is translated from the coding sequence ATGGAAATAGTAACGGATGCTACCGCCACCAATCTTCCAGCCTGTGTAGCGACGATAGGTTGTTTTGATGGCGTACACAGAGGACATCGATATCTGATTGAACAGGTTCATAATATAGCGAAGGCAGAAGGCCTTGCTTCTTGCTTGATTACGTTCACACGTCATCCGCGGCAGGTGTTGGATGCCAACTATCAGCCCCGTCTGCTTACATGCCTGTCGCAGAAGATAGAATGTTTCGAACATACTCCCATAGAATATTGTGTGTTGCTGCCTTTCACGAAAGAGCTGTCTTTGCTTTCTGCCCGTGAGTTTATGGAGATTCTTCATAATGTGTACCATGTGCAGACACTTTTTGTGGGTTATGATCATCATTTTGGACATGATCAGGGAGAAGGCTATCAGGAATATTGCCGGTATGGGAAAGAACTGGGAATGCGGGTTATGCAGTCCAAAGCTTTGGTGGAAGAAGGTGTATCCATCAGCTCTACTTTGATTCGTTCCTGCTTGCAGGATGGCCAAGTAAAACAGGCTAACTCTTATTTGGGATATTCTTATTATCTGAACGGAAGAGTAGTGGACGGTCGGAAGCTAGGACGTACGTTAGGTTTTCCGACGGCTAATATTCAGCCACTGTGTGCTGAGAAACAGCTTCCTGTATCCGGCGTGTATGCGGTTTATGTGTATTTGGGGAAGGAACGTTATGCCGGTATGTTGAATATTGGCAGTTGCCCCACTGTAAATGATGACAATCAGGCGGTAAGTATAGAAGTTCATATCTTGAATTTTCTGGGTGATATTTATGAGGAGCTGATTAAGGTGGAGTTTGTGGATTATATTCGTCCAGAAGTGAAATTCGATAATGTGGAAGAATTGACGCAGCAGTTGCAGCGGGACAGGGTGGCCGTGAAAAATCTTTTGAATCAAAAGGATTAA
- a CDS encoding HAD family phosphatase has translation MNRLKNIIFDLGGVLLDLDVPGCMEELERIGLHEVRKWMTGTNESGFFKDYEAGILTTVQFREHIRQWTGCSLPDADIDRIWNRMLKDVPAYKLDLLWSLRKDYNLYLLSNTNELHWQVCTGKFAYRDRQVQDYFARIFLSFQIHLVKPDTEIFREVLNEAGLMAEETLFVDDSMANCQAAASLGINVLHYIPGNDLAVQLQKIIE, from the coding sequence ATGAATCGGCTTAAAAATATTATATTTGATTTAGGCGGTGTGCTTTTGGACTTGGATGTGCCTGGGTGCATGGAGGAACTGGAGCGAATTGGCTTGCACGAAGTCCGGAAGTGGATGACGGGTACCAATGAATCTGGTTTTTTCAAGGATTATGAGGCGGGTATACTGACTACTGTCCAGTTTCGGGAGCATATCCGTCAATGGACGGGCTGTTCGCTTCCGGATGCAGATATTGACAGAATCTGGAACCGTATGCTGAAAGATGTTCCGGCGTATAAGCTTGATTTGTTGTGGAGCTTGAGAAAAGATTATAATTTATATTTGTTGAGTAATACGAACGAGTTGCATTGGCAGGTATGCACCGGCAAGTTTGCGTACAGAGACAGGCAGGTGCAGGACTACTTTGCCCGTATATTCCTCTCTTTCCAGATACATCTGGTAAAACCTGATACGGAAATTTTCCGGGAAGTGCTGAATGAAGCTGGATTGATGGCGGAGGAAACCCTTTTTGTGGATGATTCGATGGCGAATTGTCAGGCTGCCGCTTCTCTGGGAATAAATGTGCTTCATTATATTCCAGGGAATGACTTAGCTGTGCAACTTCAAAAAATCATTGAATAA
- a CDS encoding calcium-translocating P-type ATPase, PMCA-type, producing the protein MSQNMHDSHFKGLTEQEVLQNRQKYGTNLLTPPKRPSIFKLYLEKFQDPVIKILLVAAAFSLLISVIENEYAETIGIFFAIFLATGIGFYFEYDANKKFDLLNAVGEETPVMVIRNGKVHEIPRKDVVVGDIVILNTGDEIPADGTLLEAVSLQVNESSLTGELMVNKTTDEAHFDDEATYPSNTVMRGTTVTDGHGVMQVEKVGDATEIGKVARQATEQSQEQTPLNLQLTKLANLIGKVGFTIAILTFVIFTAKDLYAYLSMTEVTDWHQWLVIAQIVLKYFMMAVTLIVVAVPEGLPMSVTLSLALNMRRMLKTNNLVRKMHACETMGAITVICTDKTGTLTQNLMQVYDAQLDENQKDLIAEGIATNSTAFLEEKEDGKPSGVGNPTEVALLLWLNGQGQDYIVLRNQAKVVSQLTFSTERKYMATLVDSAVRKLRILYVKGAPEIVMGKCGLEENRIKQYNAQLLAYQNQAMRTLGIAYKVIPEGDSTDCAELMKEGGLTFLGIFAISDPIRPDVPDAVKKCQSAGIRVKIVTGDTPGTATEIARQIGLWTPEDTERNRITGVEFAALSDEEALERVVDLKVMSRARPMDKQRLVQLLQQKGEVVAVTGDGTNDAPALNHAQVGLSMGTGTSVAKEASDITLLDDSFHSIATAVMWGRSLYKNIQRFIVFQLTINVVALLSVLLGAFLGTALPLTVTQMLWVNLIMDTFAAMALASISPSMDVMNEKPRKRTDFIITPAMRKNIFGVGAAFLIILMGMLSIFNNMPGGMDVHHLTIFFTIFVMLQFWNLFNASVFGTNHSIFKDASHAIGMLGVALIILVGQFVIVTVGGKVFRTEPLSVMEWVYIIVGTSLVLWVGEIWRGIKRMAQKNK; encoded by the coding sequence ATGTCACAAAATATGCATGACTCTCATTTCAAGGGATTAACGGAGCAGGAAGTCCTTCAAAATCGTCAAAAATATGGGACTAACTTATTGACCCCTCCTAAACGTCCTTCCATTTTTAAACTTTACTTGGAAAAGTTTCAAGATCCGGTAATCAAGATTTTGTTGGTGGCCGCAGCTTTTTCTTTATTGATTTCTGTGATTGAAAACGAATATGCCGAGACCATCGGTATCTTTTTTGCTATCTTTCTGGCTACGGGAATCGGGTTTTATTTTGAATACGATGCCAATAAGAAGTTCGATTTGCTGAATGCCGTGGGAGAAGAAACGCCGGTGATGGTAATTCGTAACGGGAAGGTGCATGAAATTCCCAGAAAAGATGTAGTAGTGGGAGATATCGTCATTCTGAATACGGGTGATGAGATTCCGGCGGATGGAACGTTGCTGGAGGCAGTGTCTCTGCAAGTGAATGAATCCAGTCTGACAGGAGAACTGATGGTCAATAAGACAACGGATGAAGCACATTTTGATGATGAAGCTACTTATCCGTCGAATACGGTGATGCGTGGAACAACAGTGACAGACGGCCATGGAGTGATGCAGGTGGAGAAAGTCGGTGATGCGACTGAAATCGGTAAGGTGGCCCGCCAGGCTACGGAACAGAGCCAGGAACAGACGCCTTTGAACCTGCAGCTTACGAAGCTGGCTAACCTGATAGGAAAAGTCGGATTTACGATTGCGATATTGACTTTCGTCATTTTTACCGCAAAAGATTTGTATGCGTATCTGAGTATGACAGAAGTTACCGACTGGCATCAGTGGTTGGTCATCGCGCAGATAGTATTGAAATATTTTATGATGGCCGTAACTCTGATTGTGGTAGCTGTACCCGAAGGGTTGCCGATGAGTGTGACGCTGAGTCTGGCATTGAATATGCGCCGTATGCTAAAAACCAACAATTTAGTTCGCAAGATGCATGCCTGTGAAACCATGGGAGCGATTACGGTGATTTGCACGGATAAGACGGGTACGCTTACACAGAACCTGATGCAGGTGTATGATGCACAACTGGATGAAAATCAGAAGGATTTGATTGCCGAAGGGATTGCAACCAATTCGACTGCCTTTTTGGAGGAAAAGGAAGATGGAAAACCGTCGGGCGTAGGAAATCCTACAGAAGTGGCTTTGCTGCTTTGGCTGAACGGGCAAGGACAGGATTACATTGTTTTGAGAAATCAGGCAAAGGTGGTCAGTCAGCTGACTTTCTCCACGGAAAGAAAGTATATGGCTACGCTGGTCGATTCTGCTGTGCGGAAACTCCGTATTCTGTATGTGAAGGGTGCTCCTGAAATTGTGATGGGAAAATGCGGATTGGAAGAAAACCGGATAAAGCAGTACAATGCGCAGCTTTTGGCCTATCAGAACCAGGCCATGCGTACCTTGGGCATCGCTTATAAGGTGATACCGGAAGGAGATTCCACGGACTGTGCGGAACTGATGAAAGAAGGCGGGTTGACTTTCTTAGGTATCTTTGCTATTAGCGATCCGATCCGTCCGGATGTACCGGATGCGGTAAAGAAATGTCAGTCAGCCGGCATTCGTGTGAAGATTGTAACGGGAGATACTCCGGGAACAGCCACGGAAATTGCCCGTCAGATAGGTCTTTGGACTCCGGAAGATACAGAACGTAACCGGATTACGGGAGTAGAATTTGCCGCCTTGAGCGATGAGGAGGCATTGGAAAGAGTGGTTGATTTGAAAGTGATGAGCCGTGCACGTCCGATGGACAAGCAGCGACTGGTACAGTTGCTCCAGCAGAAAGGCGAAGTGGTGGCCGTGACGGGAGATGGTACGAACGATGCGCCGGCATTGAATCATGCGCAGGTAGGCCTTTCCATGGGTACGGGTACATCGGTTGCGAAAGAGGCCAGTGATATCACGTTGCTGGATGATTCTTTCCACAGCATCGCTACTGCCGTGATGTGGGGACGCTCGTTGTATAAAAACATCCAGCGTTTTATTGTCTTCCAGTTGACCATTAATGTGGTGGCGCTGCTTAGTGTGTTGTTGGGTGCTTTTCTGGGTACTGCACTTCCTTTGACGGTGACTCAGATGTTGTGGGTGAACCTGATTATGGATACCTTTGCAGCCATGGCATTAGCTTCTATTTCTCCAAGTATGGATGTCATGAACGAGAAGCCTCGTAAACGTACAGATTTCATCATTACTCCGGCCATGCGGAAAAATATTTTTGGAGTAGGGGCTGCTTTTCTTATTATTTTGATGGGTATGTTGTCCATATTCAATAATATGCCTGGTGGAATGGATGTGCATCATCTAACTATTTTCTTTACGATTTTTGTGATGTTGCAATTCTGGAACCTGTTCAATGCCAGTGTGTTCGGTACTAATCATTCTATATTCAAAGATGCCAGTCATGCAATAGGCATGTTAGGTGTGGCTTTGATCATTCTGGTCGGACAATTTGTCATTGTGACCGTGGGAGGAAAAGTGTTCCGTACCGAACCCTTGTCTGTAATGGAGTGGGTTTATATTATTGTCGGAACATCGTTGGTGCTTTGGGTTGGCGAGATTTGGCGAGGAATTAAGCGAATGGCGCAAAAGAATAAATAA